One part of the Arabidopsis thaliana chromosome 1 sequence genome encodes these proteins:
- a CDS encoding Protein kinase superfamily protein (Protein kinase superfamily protein; FUNCTIONS IN: kinase activity; INVOLVED IN: protein amino acid phosphorylation; LOCATED IN: endomembrane system; EXPRESSED IN: 21 plant structures; EXPRESSED DURING: 13 growth stages; CONTAINS InterPro DOMAIN/s: Protein kinase, catalytic domain (InterPro:IPR000719), Serine-threonine/tyrosine-protein kinase (InterPro:IPR001245), Protein kinase-like domain (InterPro:IPR011009); BEST Arabidopsis thaliana protein match is: Protein kinase superfamily protein (TAIR:AT2G25220.1); Has 92797 Blast hits to 92000 proteins in 3437 species: Archae - 74; Bacteria - 8919; Metazoa - 34761; Fungi - 6689; Plants - 29366; Viruses - 292; Other Eukaryotes - 12696 (source: NCBI BLink).), with amino-acid sequence MCLLRHLLPIWVLLGFFFFSTATKSQESSVVYVSGASPEIPISQASPRMGAQSPGPPIVKVVLRQDLNKKILIALIVSSSLLCVTVMFLVYLLLWRYRNMKNSFTGIKRKSDSVKSVTTKPTVHKIDSVRKGTIPVYEYQLLESATNKFSDSNVLSRGGRGCLYRACLDEKSSVTVKKLDGGGETDIEKQFETEVDWLAKIRHQNIVSLLGFCVYRQTSCIVYELMQNGSLESQLHGPSQGSGLTWQLRMKIAVDIARGLEYLHEHCHPPVVHRDLKSSSILLDSDFNAKISDFGFATVLTTQNKNLIHKASEDLLDGKVTDKNDVYSFGVILLELLLGKKSVEKPSSEPESIVTWYLS; translated from the exons tcttggtttcttcttcttctccactgcTACTAAATCACAAGAATCTTCCGTTGTCTACGTTTCTGGTGCTTCCCCCGAAATCCCCATTTCTCAGGCTTCTCCACGAATGGGAGCTCAATCCCCAG GACCTCCCATTGTTAAAGTGGTGCTTCGCCAGGACTTGAACAAGAAGATTCTAATTGCTCTTATAGTCTCATCATCTCTGCTCTGTGTCACAGTCATGTTCCTTGTGTATCTCTTGCTATGGAGGTACAGGAATATGAAGAACAGCTTCACCGGTATCAAACGCAAATCCG ATTCGGTGAAGAGTGTAACCACGAAACCGACTGTACACAAGATTGATTCTGTGAGGAAAGGAACCATCCCTGTGTATGAATATCAATTGCTGGAATCTGCAACAAACAAGTTTAGTGATAGTAATGTGTTGAGCCGAGGTGGTCGTGGATGCCTTTACAGAGCTTGTCTCGATGAAAAATCCTCAGTCACTGTGAAGAAACTTGATGGCGGTGGGGAGACAGACATTGAAAAACAGTTTGAG ACTGAAGTAGATTGGTTGGCTAAGATCAGGCATCAGAACATAGTTTCCTTATTGGGGTTTTGCGTATATCGGCAAACGAGTTGTATTGTGTATGAGTTGATGCAGAATGGATCTTTGGAGAGTCAGTTACATG GGCCTAGTCAAGGTTCAGGTTTAACTTGGCAGCTCAGGATGAAGATAGCGGTTGATATAGCGAG AGGATTAGAGTATCTTCACGAGCATTGCCATCCTCCTGTAGTTCACAGAGATTTGAAATCATCTAGCATCCTTCTGGACTCCGATTTCAATGCAAag ATATCCGATTTTGGGTTTGCCACGGTTTTGACCACGCAGAATAAAAACCTGATACACAAGGCTTCTGAGGATCTTCTTGATG GGAAAGTTACAGACAAGAATGATGTCTACTCATTTGGAGTGATCCTGCTCGAACTTCTCCTCGGGAAGAAATCAGTGGAGAAACCGTCTTCTGAACCAGAATCCATCGTTACTTGG TACCTAAGCTGA
- a CDS encoding Protein kinase superfamily protein (Protein kinase superfamily protein; FUNCTIONS IN: kinase activity; INVOLVED IN: protein amino acid phosphorylation; LOCATED IN: endomembrane system; EXPRESSED IN: 21 plant structures; EXPRESSED DURING: 13 growth stages; CONTAINS InterPro DOMAIN/s: Protein kinase, catalytic domain (InterPro:IPR000719), Serine-threonine/tyrosine-protein kinase (InterPro:IPR001245), Protein kinase-like domain (InterPro:IPR011009); BEST Arabidopsis thaliana protein match is: Protein kinase superfamily protein (TAIR:AT2G25220.1); Has 94022 Blast hits to 93095 proteins in 3443 species: Archae - 76; Bacteria - 9181; Metazoa - 34848; Fungi - 7011; Plants - 29890; Viruses - 292; Other Eukaryotes - 12724 (source: NCBI BLink).) — MCLLRHLLPIWVLLGFFFFSTATKSQESSVVYVSGASPEIPISQASPRMGAQSPGPPIVKVVLRQDLNKKILIALIVSSSLLCVTVMFLVYLLLWRYRNMKNSFTGIKRKSDSVKSVTTKPTVHKIDSVRKGTIPVYEYQLLESATNKFSDSNVLSRGGRGCLYRACLDEKSSVTVKKLDGGGETDIEKQFETEVDWLAKIRHQNIVSLLGFCVYRQTSCIVYELMQNGSLESQLHGPSQGSGLTWQLRMKIAVDIARGLEYLHEHCHPPVVHRDLKSSSILLDSDFNAKISDFGFATVLTTQNKNLIHKASEDLLDGKVTDKNDVYSFGVILLELLLGKKSVEKPSSEPESIVTWAVPKLSDRANLPNILDPAIKGTMDLKHLYQVAAVAVLCVQPEPSYRPLITDVLHSLIPLLPVELGGSLRIL; from the exons tcttggtttcttcttcttctccactgcTACTAAATCACAAGAATCTTCCGTTGTCTACGTTTCTGGTGCTTCCCCCGAAATCCCCATTTCTCAGGCTTCTCCACGAATGGGAGCTCAATCCCCAG GACCTCCCATTGTTAAAGTGGTGCTTCGCCAGGACTTGAACAAGAAGATTCTAATTGCTCTTATAGTCTCATCATCTCTGCTCTGTGTCACAGTCATGTTCCTTGTGTATCTCTTGCTATGGAGGTACAGGAATATGAAGAACAGCTTCACCGGTATCAAACGCAAATCCG ATTCGGTGAAGAGTGTAACCACGAAACCGACTGTACACAAGATTGATTCTGTGAGGAAAGGAACCATCCCTGTGTATGAATATCAATTGCTGGAATCTGCAACAAACAAGTTTAGTGATAGTAATGTGTTGAGCCGAGGTGGTCGTGGATGCCTTTACAGAGCTTGTCTCGATGAAAAATCCTCAGTCACTGTGAAGAAACTTGATGGCGGTGGGGAGACAGACATTGAAAAACAGTTTGAG ACTGAAGTAGATTGGTTGGCTAAGATCAGGCATCAGAACATAGTTTCCTTATTGGGGTTTTGCGTATATCGGCAAACGAGTTGTATTGTGTATGAGTTGATGCAGAATGGATCTTTGGAGAGTCAGTTACATG GGCCTAGTCAAGGTTCAGGTTTAACTTGGCAGCTCAGGATGAAGATAGCGGTTGATATAGCGAG AGGATTAGAGTATCTTCACGAGCATTGCCATCCTCCTGTAGTTCACAGAGATTTGAAATCATCTAGCATCCTTCTGGACTCCGATTTCAATGCAAag ATATCCGATTTTGGGTTTGCCACGGTTTTGACCACGCAGAATAAAAACCTGATACACAAGGCTTCTGAGGATCTTCTTGATG GGAAAGTTACAGACAAGAATGATGTCTACTCATTTGGAGTGATCCTGCTCGAACTTCTCCTCGGGAAGAAATCAGTGGAGAAACCGTCTTCTGAACCAGAATCCATCGTTACTTGG GCAGTACCTAAGCTGAGTGATAGAGCTAATCTACCAAACATATTGGATCCTGCAATCAAAGGAACCATGGATTTGAAGCATCTATATCAG GTAGCTGCGGTGGCGGTGTTGTGTGTACAGCCGGAGCCAAGTTACAGACCACTTATAACCGATGTCTTGCACTCACTCATCCCTCTTCTACCAGTAGAACTCGGTGGATCATTGCggattttataa